The Vallicoccus soli genome window below encodes:
- a CDS encoding PP2C family protein-serine/threonine phosphatase: protein MTGPQAGRPGAPGELDLGGMPVEGALALFLGLLGRTHLSAPAEVAAAVAETVRSAGGDGAVAYLVDYEQRHLVPVPARPARGVSVLGWPGEGEPAADELGRGGDDEALVAARRAEALALEGTMAGRCWVASEILQAPEVPGRQRLWLPLLDGTERVGVLTLTVPSTGPLPHGALVVWERFAHLAAQVLVSKSAYGDTLERVRRLRRMGLAGELQWGLLPPLTFATRGLVVSAMLEPCYEDGGDSFDYAVNESSAHFAIIDAMGHGLAASGAAAFALAAYRRARRSGLDLAATCAAVDDDLAGVLGGERYATAVLAELDLASGELSWVSAGHPEPLLLRAGRLVKSLEAPPSTPLGLALGTGAVQVRREQLEPGDRVLLYTDGLPEARQPDGGFFGLERLVDFVERAGQDGYPAPETLRRLRHAVLQHQHGALQDDASALLVEWRRDTERALLPQTVDLGGGRT from the coding sequence GTGACCGGTCCGCAGGCGGGGCGCCCCGGCGCGCCAGGCGAGCTCGACCTGGGCGGGATGCCCGTGGAGGGAGCGCTGGCGCTGTTCCTGGGCCTGCTCGGGCGCACCCACCTCAGCGCGCCGGCGGAGGTCGCGGCCGCGGTGGCCGAGACGGTGCGCTCCGCCGGGGGCGACGGCGCGGTCGCGTACCTCGTCGACTACGAGCAGCGGCACCTGGTGCCCGTCCCGGCCCGCCCGGCGCGCGGCGTCTCGGTCCTCGGCTGGCCGGGCGAGGGGGAGCCGGCCGCCGACGAGCTGGGGCGCGGCGGGGACGACGAGGCCCTCGTGGCCGCCCGCCGGGCGGAGGCGCTGGCCCTCGAGGGCACCATGGCCGGGCGCTGCTGGGTGGCCTCGGAGATCCTGCAGGCCCCGGAGGTCCCCGGGCGGCAGCGGCTGTGGCTGCCGCTGCTCGACGGCACCGAGCGGGTCGGCGTCCTCACCCTGACGGTGCCCTCGACGGGACCGCTGCCGCACGGGGCGCTCGTCGTGTGGGAGCGGTTCGCCCACCTCGCCGCGCAGGTGCTGGTGAGCAAGTCGGCCTACGGCGACACGTTGGAGCGGGTGCGGCGCCTCCGCCGGATGGGCCTGGCCGGGGAGCTGCAGTGGGGGCTGCTGCCGCCGCTGACCTTCGCCACCCGCGGGCTCGTGGTCTCGGCGATGCTCGAGCCCTGCTACGAGGACGGCGGGGACTCCTTCGACTACGCCGTCAACGAGTCGTCGGCGCACTTCGCGATCATCGACGCGATGGGGCACGGCCTCGCCGCGAGCGGTGCGGCGGCGTTCGCGCTGGCCGCGTACCGGCGGGCCCGGCGCAGCGGCCTCGACCTGGCCGCGACCTGCGCCGCGGTGGACGACGACCTCGCCGGGGTCCTCGGCGGCGAGCGCTACGCGACGGCGGTCCTCGCCGAGCTCGACCTGGCGTCGGGGGAGCTGTCGTGGGTGTCCGCCGGGCACCCCGAGCCGCTGCTGCTGCGGGCGGGGCGGCTGGTGAAGTCGCTCGAGGCCCCGCCCTCCACCCCGCTCGGCCTCGCCCTCGGCACGGGTGCGGTCCAGGTGCGCCGCGAGCAGCTGGAGCCCGGGGACCGGGTCCTGCTCTACACCGACGGGCTGCCCGAGGCCCGCCAGCCCGACGGCGGGTTCTTCGGCCTCGAGCGGCTCGTGGACTTCGTCGAGCGCGCGGGGCAGGACGGCTACCCGGCCCCGGAGACGCTGCGCCGGCTCCGGCACGCGGTGCTGCAGCACCAGCACGGGGCGCTCCAGGACGACGCGTCGGCCCTGCTCGTGGAGTGGCGGCGCGACACCGAGCGCGCGCTCCTGCCGCAGACCGTCGACCTCGGCGGCGGCCGGACCTGA
- a CDS encoding ATP-binding cassette domain-containing protein produces the protein MATPTTTTSATTTAGRPAAPRAADSHDLIRVHGARENNLKDVSVEIPKRRLTVFTGVSGSGKSSLVFGTVAAESQRLINETYSTFVQGFMPTLARPDVDLLDGLTTAIIVDQERMGANPRSTVGTATDANAMLRILFSRLGEPHIGSPQAFSFNVASISGAGAVTLERGGEKVKERREFTITGGMCPRCEGMGRVSDIDLTALYDASKSLSEGALTVPGYSMDGWYGRLFSGAGLPMDKPLGEFTDGELRTLLHSEPVKIKVEGINLTYEGLIPRIQKSILSKDVDALQPHVRRFVERAVAFGACPDCGGTRLSALARSSTIRGTSIADACAMQISDLAAWVRDLDEPSVAPLLAALGDALDSFVEIGLGYLSLDRSTGTLSGGEAQRTKMVRHLGSALTDVTYVFDEPTVGLHPHDIARMNDLLLRLRDKGNTVLVVEHKPETIVVADHVVDLGPGAGTAGGTVCYEGTVEGLRASGTLTGRHLDDRAALKPAVRTPTGALQVRGASTHNLRDVDVDVPLGVLVVVTGVAGSGKSSLVHGSVSGRDGVVTVDQGAIRGSRRSNPATYTGLLEPVRKAFAKANGVKPALFSPNSAGACPTCNGAGVVYTDLAMMAGVATTCEECEGRRFQASVLEHRLGGRDISEVLGMTVREAEEFFGAGEARTPAAHKVLARMADVGLGYLTLGQPLTTLSGGERQRLKLAIHMGEEGGLYVLDEPTTGLHLADVEQLLSLLDRLVDSGTSVVVIEHHQAVMAHADWIIDLGPGAGHDGGRVVFEGTPADLVAARSTLTGEHLAAYVGA, from the coding sequence ATGGCGACCCCGACCACGACGACGAGCGCGACCACGACTGCCGGGCGCCCCGCGGCACCCCGCGCCGCGGACAGCCACGACCTGATCCGGGTGCACGGCGCGCGGGAGAACAACCTCAAGGACGTCAGCGTCGAGATCCCCAAGCGCAGGCTCACGGTGTTCACGGGGGTGTCGGGCTCGGGGAAGAGCTCGCTGGTGTTCGGCACCGTCGCGGCGGAGTCCCAGCGGCTCATCAACGAGACGTACAGCACGTTCGTCCAGGGGTTCATGCCGACGCTGGCCCGGCCCGACGTCGACCTCCTCGACGGGCTCACCACCGCGATCATCGTCGACCAGGAGCGGATGGGCGCCAACCCGCGCTCCACCGTCGGCACCGCCACCGACGCCAACGCGATGCTGCGGATCCTCTTCAGCCGCCTCGGCGAGCCGCACATCGGCTCGCCGCAGGCGTTCTCCTTCAACGTCGCCTCGATCAGCGGGGCCGGCGCCGTCACTCTCGAGCGGGGCGGGGAGAAGGTCAAGGAGCGCCGGGAGTTCACCATCACCGGGGGGATGTGCCCCCGCTGCGAGGGCATGGGGCGCGTGTCCGACATCGACCTGACCGCCCTGTACGACGCCTCCAAGTCGCTCTCCGAGGGCGCCCTCACGGTCCCCGGCTACAGCATGGACGGCTGGTACGGCCGCCTCTTCAGCGGCGCCGGCCTGCCCATGGACAAGCCCCTCGGCGAGTTCACCGACGGGGAGCTCCGCACCCTCCTGCACAGCGAGCCGGTCAAGATCAAGGTCGAGGGCATCAACCTCACGTACGAGGGCCTGATCCCGCGGATCCAGAAGTCGATCCTGTCCAAGGACGTCGACGCGCTGCAGCCGCACGTGCGGCGCTTCGTCGAGCGCGCGGTGGCGTTCGGCGCGTGCCCGGACTGCGGGGGCACGCGGCTCAGCGCGCTGGCCCGGTCCTCCACCATCCGCGGCACGAGCATCGCCGACGCCTGCGCGATGCAGATCAGCGACCTCGCGGCCTGGGTGCGCGACCTGGACGAGCCGTCGGTCGCGCCGCTGCTCGCGGCGCTGGGGGACGCGCTCGACTCGTTCGTCGAGATCGGGCTCGGCTACCTCTCGCTCGACCGCTCGACCGGCACGCTGTCCGGAGGCGAGGCGCAGCGCACCAAGATGGTGCGGCACCTCGGCTCGGCGCTGACCGACGTCACGTACGTCTTCGACGAGCCGACCGTGGGCCTGCACCCGCACGACATCGCCCGCATGAACGACCTGCTGCTGCGGCTGCGCGACAAGGGCAACACGGTGCTCGTCGTGGAGCACAAGCCGGAGACCATCGTCGTCGCCGACCACGTCGTCGACCTCGGCCCCGGGGCGGGCACCGCGGGCGGGACCGTCTGCTACGAGGGCACCGTCGAGGGGCTGCGCGCGAGCGGCACCCTGACGGGGCGGCACCTCGACGACCGGGCGGCCCTCAAGCCCGCGGTCCGCACGCCCACCGGCGCGCTGCAGGTGCGCGGCGCGAGCACGCACAACCTGCGGGACGTCGACGTCGACGTCCCGCTCGGGGTGCTCGTCGTCGTCACGGGCGTAGCGGGGTCGGGCAAGAGCTCGCTCGTCCACGGGTCGGTGTCCGGGCGCGACGGCGTCGTGACGGTCGACCAGGGTGCGATCCGCGGCTCGCGGCGCAGCAACCCGGCGACCTACACGGGGCTGCTCGAGCCGGTGCGCAAGGCGTTCGCCAAGGCCAACGGGGTCAAGCCGGCCCTGTTCAGCCCGAACAGCGCCGGCGCCTGCCCGACGTGCAACGGCGCCGGCGTGGTCTACACCGACCTCGCGATGATGGCGGGCGTCGCCACGACCTGCGAGGAGTGCGAGGGCCGGCGGTTCCAGGCCTCGGTGCTCGAGCACCGCCTCGGCGGGCGCGACATCAGCGAGGTGCTCGGCATGACGGTGCGCGAGGCCGAGGAGTTCTTCGGCGCCGGCGAGGCGCGCACCCCGGCGGCCCACAAGGTGCTCGCGCGCATGGCCGACGTGGGGCTGGGCTACCTCACCCTCGGCCAGCCGCTCACCACGCTGTCCGGCGGCGAGCGCCAGCGGCTCAAGCTGGCCATCCACATGGGCGAGGAGGGCGGCCTCTACGTCCTCGACGAGCCGACCACCGGCCTGCACCTCGCCGACGTCGAGCAGCTGCTCTCCCTGCTGGACCGCCTCGTCGATTCCGGCACGTCGGTGGTCGTCATCGAGCACCACCAGGCGGTCATGGCCCACGCGGACTGGATCATCGACCTGGGCCCCGGCGCCGGGCACGACGGCGGGCGGGTCGTCTTCGAGGGCACGCCCGCGGACCTCGTCGCCGCCCGCTCCACCCTCACCGGGGAGCACCTCGCCGCGTACGTCGGCGCCTGA